From a single Rickettsia endosymbiont of Cantharis rufa genomic region:
- a CDS encoding IS1-like element transposase, with protein MSINGSGVRDTVRVLKVGINTVIRVLKKSSVKKDKSFYQYDRSNYCS; from the coding sequence ATGTCAATCAATGGCTCTGGAGTTAGGGATACAGTAAGAGTATTAAAAGTGGGTATCAATACGGTTATCCGTGTTTTAAAAAAATCTAGCGTTAAAAAAGATAAATCATTCTATCAATACGATAGAAGTAATTATTGCTCCTGA
- a CDS encoding IS1 family transposase, which produces MDEQWPYVQNKSKQRWLWYSLDKILLKVVAYTFGTRCDSTSESLLKKTGGF; this is translated from the coding sequence ATAGATGAACAATGGCCTTATGTACAGAATAAATCCAAACAAAGATGGCTTTGGTATTCTTTGGATAAGATTTTGTTAAAAGTAGTTGCTTATACTTTTGGTACAAGATGTGATAGCACATCAGAATCATTACTGAAAAAAACCGGAGGATTTTAA
- a CDS encoding type II toxin-antitoxin system RatA family toxin yields the protein MSCYQQTKILPYKPQELFDLVCDVKSYPKFLPWCSASRIISEDNYETVAELVIQLKGFSEKYNSRVINTITDDGIYLINTIAISGPFEYLKSTWQFVPCAVGTELKFLINFKMKSVIQDKLIGTYFTKATEKMIVAFEKRAKDVIK from the coding sequence ATGTCTTGCTACCAACAAACAAAAATTTTACCTTACAAACCGCAAGAATTATTTGATTTGGTGTGTGATGTAAAGTCTTATCCTAAATTCTTGCCTTGGTGCTCTGCTTCTAGAATTATTTCAGAAGATAACTATGAGACCGTTGCCGAGCTAGTAATTCAGTTAAAAGGCTTCTCAGAAAAATATAACTCACGAGTTATAAATACAATAACAGATGATGGAATATATTTGATTAATACAATAGCTATTTCAGGACCCTTTGAATACCTAAAAAGCACTTGGCAATTTGTTCCGTGTGCAGTAGGAACTGAATTAAAATTCCTTATTAATTTTAAGATGAAGTCCGTAATACAAGATAAGTTAATTGGCACTTATTTTACCAAAGCAACCGAAAAAATGATTGTAGCTTTTGAAAAGAGAGCAAAGGATGTCATTAAATAA
- a CDS encoding 16S rRNA (uracil(1498)-N(3))-methyltransferase, with amino-acid sequence MKFNRIYINSRLGENSKIELTSDHIHYIKTVLRLKVNDALRIFNDIDGEFLAQITDIGKNNLAVKIKEQLKRPYTESALTLAIAIIKQNKLMLTINMATQLGVTKIIPLITERCQFRSINIERLTKCTIEATEQSERLTPPIIEQAIKLQDYLKKNNNFMLYANEHEKEEDSILQISSSLSNVYSCEMKRDYTKINLEKSKESVSREAERILNVQHPRTYKDDVANFSSSSSITIVIGPEGGFTNDELELLASHKNTKSISLGSNILRAETAAITAIAQVKLLRYHCE; translated from the coding sequence ATGAAATTTAATCGTATTTATATTAATAGTCGTTTAGGTGAAAATAGCAAGATAGAATTAACAAGCGATCATATTCACTATATTAAAACGGTGCTACGTCTTAAAGTAAATGATGCCTTACGTATCTTTAACGACATAGACGGAGAATTTTTAGCACAAATTACCGATATAGGTAAAAATAATCTAGCGGTTAAGATTAAAGAACAGCTAAAAAGGCCTTATACGGAATCTGCTTTAACTCTTGCTATTGCTATAATAAAGCAGAATAAATTAATGCTTACAATAAATATGGCTACGCAGCTCGGTGTAACTAAAATTATTCCGTTAATCACAGAGCGATGCCAATTTAGATCGATAAATATTGAACGTTTAACGAAGTGTACTATTGAAGCGACGGAGCAATCAGAACGTCTTACCCCACCGATAATTGAGCAAGCTATTAAACTGCAGGATTATCTTAAAAAAAATAATAATTTTATGTTATATGCTAATGAACATGAAAAAGAAGAAGACTCTATATTACAAATTTCATCATCACTTAGTAATGTGTACTCTTGCGAAATGAAGAGGGATTATACGAAGATCAACTTGGAAAAGAGCAAAGAGTCTGTAAGCCGAGAAGCGGAGCGTATATTAAACGTTCAGCATCCAAGGACTTACAAAGACGACGTAGCCAATTTTTCAAGTTCATCGAGTATAACTATTGTTATTGGACCGGAGGGCGGCTTTACTAATGATGAGCTTGAACTTCTGGCCTCGCATAAGAATACAAAATCTATAAGTTTAGGAAGTAATATACTGCGAGCTGAAACAGCAGCAATAACTGCTATAGCACAAGTGAAGTTGTTGCGATATCATTGTGAGTAG
- a CDS encoding DUF378 domain-containing protein, which translates to MLINTSNNPLITTIHLLSSIGAINWGLVGLFNFNLVTLLLGSFPIIATILYIIIGFCGVYSFLCLGKLFCKPGIEKAR; encoded by the coding sequence ATGCTAATAAACACTTCTAATAATCCGCTTATTACTACTATACATTTACTATCTTCTATAGGTGCTATAAATTGGGGTTTAGTTGGATTGTTTAACTTCAATTTAGTTACACTTTTACTTGGTTCATTTCCAATTATTGCTACAATACTTTACATAATTATAGGATTTTGCGGGGTTTATTCCTTTCTTTGTTTAGGTAAATTATTCTGCAAGCCAGGAATAGAGAAAGCGAGGTAA
- a CDS encoding efflux RND transporter permease subunit produces the protein MLLSEICIKRPVFATVLSLVIVALGAIFFTKLQIRGTPDISVPIINVNAHYAGADALYMEKEITTRIEKTLKTVKNLDYITSQSSTGESSITLSFLLSTDIEIALNDVRSKISDITYMFPQDMKAPSVAKLDADSFPSLFISVESDQYNDLELTKIVEDSLQTPLDKLESVGQSQIYGGREYIMRIEPDSKKLYQHKISLLEIESAIKEQNKDYPAGTIKTGINNFIVTLEGSLSTPEEFGNIILKTQNGSILKLRDIAKVSLTSPDEDIIFRYNGKSSIALGLIKESKANVIDLSNEVAKELERIKESMPSGVSMGIAYDGATPVKASIYAVFQTIFEALILVVLVTYLFLASAKITLIPFITIPVSLIGTFSVMYAFGFSINIFTLLAMILAIGLVVDDAIVMLENIFRYNEMGHKPMEAALLASKEIGFAIIAMTITLAAVFLPVGFIEGFIGKLFIEFAWTLAFCVLFSGFVALTLTPMMSSRMVTKHNTDLPKFLVKFNDILQFIQNKYIYYLKLTFDNKKKFTLIIAASFIVLIVSFKFTQKVFVPQEDDGFLQVSFKGPEGSSLESSTKVVKEAEKILANYKDILGYLMVIGAGGSDNVFGFIPLKDWGERSRSQETIKNMLNKQFSEIPGMSIFAMDPRSMVSGNAGSPIEFTIQTNLEYDDLDKISQQFIDIMKTNSIFLNVNRNLQSAMPTISIEINRDKAYLYGMNLANIGRTIQYLLAGQQIGDFRMGNDLYDVILQSNQKERKDISDFSKILIRANNNMLPLESIASIKETISVKSYSHYNNSKSVTISSDLAPDRKIDDAIDEINKISVKLLDPSNTMLEYIGEIKQMREADSNMLITFGFALIFIYLVLAAQFESFTDPLLILLAVPFSITGGVLALWLAGNSLNMYSNIGLITLIGLITKNSIMLVEFANQLREKGVNVREAIIESSKLRLRPILMTTLAAVVGALPLIFASGAGAAARNSIGFVIVGGLSIGTIFTIFVIPVIYQTFKKD, from the coding sequence ATGTTATTATCTGAAATTTGTATTAAGCGTCCTGTCTTTGCTACGGTTTTGAGTTTGGTTATCGTAGCTCTTGGAGCAATTTTTTTTACTAAACTACAAATTAGAGGAACTCCGGATATTTCAGTTCCTATAATAAATGTCAATGCTCATTATGCAGGTGCCGATGCTTTATATATGGAAAAAGAAATAACAACACGTATAGAAAAAACTTTAAAGACGGTTAAAAATTTAGATTATATAACTTCTCAAAGTTCCACCGGCGAAAGTAGTATTACTTTATCGTTTCTATTATCTACCGATATTGAAATAGCATTAAACGATGTTCGCTCTAAAATATCGGATATTACTTACATGTTTCCACAAGATATGAAGGCCCCATCGGTTGCAAAACTTGATGCCGATAGTTTTCCGAGCCTCTTCATAAGTGTTGAAAGCGACCAATATAACGATTTGGAGTTAACAAAAATTGTTGAAGATAGTCTACAAACACCATTGGATAAACTTGAGTCGGTTGGACAGTCGCAAATTTACGGTGGCAGGGAATATATAATGAGAATAGAACCAGACTCTAAAAAATTATATCAGCATAAAATTTCTTTATTGGAGATTGAATCCGCAATAAAAGAACAAAATAAAGATTATCCGGCAGGTACAATTAAAACCGGAATTAATAATTTTATAGTAACTCTTGAAGGCTCTTTATCTACACCAGAAGAATTTGGCAATATTATTCTAAAAACACAAAACGGCAGTATACTAAAATTACGAGACATAGCGAAAGTATCTTTAACTTCTCCCGATGAAGATATAATTTTTAGATATAACGGCAAAAGTTCTATTGCTCTTGGTCTTATAAAAGAATCAAAAGCCAACGTCATCGATTTATCAAATGAAGTAGCTAAAGAATTAGAAAGAATTAAAGAATCAATGCCGAGTGGAGTAAGCATGGGTATCGCATACGATGGAGCAACGCCGGTAAAAGCATCAATTTATGCAGTATTTCAAACAATTTTCGAAGCTTTAATATTAGTAGTTTTAGTCACTTATTTATTTCTTGCATCAGCTAAAATCACCTTGATTCCGTTTATAACGATTCCGGTATCGTTGATTGGTACTTTTAGCGTGATGTATGCTTTCGGCTTTTCTATTAATATATTTACGCTCCTTGCTATGATACTTGCTATCGGTTTAGTCGTCGACGATGCAATAGTTATGCTTGAAAATATTTTTAGATATAATGAAATGGGGCATAAACCCATGGAAGCAGCTTTGCTTGCTTCCAAAGAAATCGGTTTTGCAATCATTGCTATGACTATTACGCTTGCTGCCGTATTTTTACCTGTCGGTTTTATAGAAGGCTTTATAGGCAAATTATTTATTGAATTTGCCTGGACTTTAGCATTTTGTGTTTTGTTTTCAGGATTTGTTGCTTTAACTTTGACTCCCATGATGTCGAGTCGTATGGTCACAAAACATAATACGGACTTACCAAAATTCTTAGTAAAGTTTAATGATATTCTACAATTTATTCAAAATAAATATATTTACTACCTAAAGCTAACTTTTGACAATAAAAAGAAGTTTACTCTCATTATTGCTGCATCATTTATAGTACTGATAGTCAGCTTTAAATTTACTCAAAAAGTTTTTGTACCACAAGAAGATGATGGATTTTTGCAAGTTTCTTTTAAAGGGCCGGAAGGTTCTAGTTTAGAATCTTCTACTAAAGTAGTGAAGGAGGCAGAAAAAATCCTTGCTAATTATAAAGATATATTAGGTTATCTGATGGTAATAGGTGCAGGCGGTAGCGATAATGTTTTTGGATTCATTCCGTTAAAAGACTGGGGTGAGCGTTCTCGTTCCCAAGAAACTATTAAGAATATGCTAAATAAGCAATTTTCCGAAATACCAGGTATGTCGATTTTCGCTATGGATCCACGTTCAATGGTTAGCGGGAATGCCGGTAGCCCTATCGAGTTCACTATTCAAACAAACCTTGAGTACGATGATCTAGATAAAATATCACAGCAATTTATCGATATAATGAAAACAAACTCTATTTTCTTAAACGTCAATAGAAATTTACAATCGGCGATGCCAACTATAAGTATAGAAATTAATCGTGATAAGGCTTATTTATATGGGATGAATTTGGCAAATATCGGTAGAACAATACAATATTTACTCGCAGGTCAACAAATCGGTGATTTTAGAATGGGCAATGATTTATACGATGTTATATTACAATCTAATCAAAAAGAGCGAAAAGATATTAGCGACTTTAGTAAAATTTTAATTAGAGCAAATAATAATATGTTACCGCTTGAGTCGATAGCTAGCATTAAGGAAACAATATCCGTAAAATCATATAGCCATTATAACAATTCAAAATCCGTTACTATTTCTTCCGATCTCGCTCCTGATAGAAAAATTGATGACGCAATTGATGAAATTAATAAAATATCCGTTAAATTACTTGATCCTAGTAATACTATGCTTGAATATATCGGAGAAATTAAACAAATGAGAGAGGCAGACAGTAATATGCTTATAACATTTGGATTTGCTCTTATATTTATCTATTTAGTGCTTGCAGCTCAATTTGAAAGTTTTACTGACCCTTTATTAATATTACTTGCCGTACCTTTCTCAATAACCGGCGGCGTACTTGCTCTCTGGCTTGCCGGCAACAGCCTTAATATGTATAGCAATATTGGACTTATTACTTTAATTGGATTAATTACCAAAAATTCTATTATGTTAGTAGAATTTGCTAACCAATTAAGAGAGAAAGGAGTAAATGTTAGAGAGGCTATAATAGAATCCTCAAAACTCCGCTTGCGTCCAATTCTTATGACTACTCTTGCCGCCGTAGTCGGGGCTCTACCTCTAATCTTTGCAAGCGGCGCCGGTGCTGCTGCTCGTAATTCTATCGGTTTTGTAATAGTTGGAGGATTAAGCATCGGTACTATATTTACAATTTTTGTTATACCCGTAATATACCAAACTTTTAAAAAAGATTAA
- a CDS encoding HU family DNA-binding protein, which produces MSTHNKQESKKMNKTEFIAFMTDHGHNHKHASHKSLTKADAEKALNLVLDSVISAINSHHNINITGFGSFEIHHRKAREGRNPKTGAKMKIDAYNQPTFRAGRKMKEACN; this is translated from the coding sequence ATGAGTACACATAACAAACAAGAATCAAAAAAAATGAATAAAACCGAATTTATAGCATTTATGACCGACCATGGTCATAATCATAAACATGCTTCACATAAATCATTAACAAAAGCTGATGCCGAGAAAGCACTTAATTTAGTTCTTGATAGTGTGATTAGTGCTATAAATAGTCACCATAATATTAATATAACAGGTTTCGGTTCATTTGAAATACATCATAGAAAAGCACGTGAGGGTCGTAATCCAAAAACCGGAGCAAAAATGAAGATAGATGCTTACAATCAACCTACTTTTAGAGCAGGAAGAAAAATGAAAGAAGCTTGTAATTAA
- a CDS encoding DNA polymerase III subunit delta' (catalyzes the DNA-template-directed extension of the 3'-end of a DNA strand; the delta' subunit seems to interact with the gamma subunit to transfer the beta subunit on the DNA): MIIENLEFNLKHNKLYNSWLIEAENIRQALRDLEDFIYLKLFKNNIPLINNPDYHFIARETPSTSNVKNISIEQIRKLQDFLSKTSAISGYKIAVIYSADLMNLNAANSCLKILEDAPKNSYIFLITSRAASIISTIRSRCFKINVRSSIHHTKNELYSEFIQPIADNETLDFINRFTTKDRELWLDFIDNILLLMNRILKKSANINIELLDLENKIFNKLPNKHPSYLLQKFIDIKKLIYNTIDYDLDLKTSYILVVNEFSSN, from the coding sequence TTGATAATCGAAAATCTAGAGTTTAACTTAAAACATAACAAGTTATATAACAGCTGGCTTATTGAAGCTGAAAATATAAGACAGGCTTTAAGAGATTTAGAAGATTTTATATATTTAAAGCTTTTTAAGAATAATATTCCTCTCATAAACAATCCTGATTATCATTTTATCGCTAGGGAAACTCCAAGTACATCTAATGTTAAAAATATTTCTATAGAGCAAATAAGAAAGTTACAAGATTTTTTAAGTAAGACTTCTGCAATTTCAGGTTATAAAATTGCCGTAATTTATTCGGCGGATCTTATGAATTTGAATGCGGCTAATTCTTGCTTAAAAATTCTTGAAGATGCGCCAAAGAATAGTTATATTTTTTTAATTACTTCAAGAGCTGCAAGTATTATTTCTACAATTAGATCAAGATGTTTTAAAATTAATGTTAGATCATCTATCCACCATACTAAAAACGAATTATATTCCGAGTTTATTCAGCCGATAGCAGATAATGAAACGTTAGATTTTATTAATCGTTTTACTACTAAAGACCGAGAATTATGGCTAGATTTTATTGATAATATATTATTATTAATGAATAGAATCCTTAAAAAATCTGCTAACATTAATATTGAACTCCTAGATTTGGAAAATAAGATTTTTAATAAACTACCGAATAAGCATCCTTCATATTTACTGCAAAAATTTATCGACATAAAAAAGTTAATATATAATACCATTGATTATGATTTAGACTTAAAAACAAGTTATATATTAGTGGTGAATGAGTTCTCTAGTAATTAG
- the ffh gene encoding signal recognition particle protein produces the protein MFKTLTQNLTKIFDRLVSSGILTEAQIDATMRDIRVALLESDVALPVIKNFIAEAKQKALGQEVIKSVSPGQMIIKIIHEEMINLLASSESDTKLNLNSKPPVNLLMVGLQGSGKTTASGKIALRLKNQNKRPLLVSLDTYRPAAQEQLAILASSVSIDSLPIVKGEKPLDIVKRAIAEAKLSAYDVVIYDTAGRTQIDKEMMNEALAIKKIVEPTETLLVIDSMTGQDAVVTASSFNEELEISGLILSRIDGDSKGGAALSVKYITKKPIKFLSSGEKLTDLEEFNAERLASRILDMGDIISFVEKAASIVDREEAEKTASKLKKGKFDLNDYMQQMRSIKKMGGFGGILSMLPGSGKIMDQIDQSKLNSKILEHQEAIILSMTLKERKNPDMINASRRKRIAAGAGTTVQKVNILLKQHRQISEMMKKASKMNPKNLLRSGIGKLFS, from the coding sequence ATGTTTAAAACTTTAACACAAAATTTAACGAAGATTTTTGATAGACTAGTCAGCTCAGGAATTTTAACGGAAGCTCAAATAGATGCTACTATGAGGGATATAAGAGTAGCTCTTTTGGAGTCGGATGTAGCATTGCCGGTGATAAAAAATTTTATAGCAGAAGCTAAACAAAAAGCTTTAGGGCAGGAGGTTATTAAGTCTGTTTCACCTGGACAGATGATAATTAAAATTATTCATGAAGAGATGATAAATCTCCTAGCTTCGAGTGAAAGCGATACAAAGTTAAATTTAAATTCAAAGCCGCCGGTAAATTTATTAATGGTAGGTCTGCAAGGTAGCGGTAAAACTACGGCGAGTGGAAAGATTGCTTTACGTCTTAAGAATCAAAATAAAAGGCCTCTACTTGTATCTCTTGATACTTATAGACCCGCAGCACAAGAGCAGCTAGCGATACTTGCAAGTTCAGTGAGTATTGATTCATTACCGATTGTTAAAGGTGAGAAACCTCTTGATATTGTCAAAAGAGCTATCGCTGAAGCTAAGCTCTCTGCTTATGACGTTGTAATTTATGATACGGCAGGTCGTACACAAATTGATAAAGAGATGATGAATGAGGCCCTTGCAATAAAAAAGATAGTAGAACCTACGGAAACTTTATTAGTAATTGACAGTATGACAGGGCAGGATGCAGTAGTTACGGCAAGTAGCTTTAATGAGGAGTTAGAAATTTCAGGATTAATTTTATCTAGAATTGACGGTGATTCTAAGGGTGGTGCGGCACTTAGTGTAAAATATATTACTAAAAAGCCGATTAAATTTTTAAGTAGTGGTGAAAAGCTAACTGATTTAGAGGAATTCAATGCTGAACGTTTAGCTTCTCGAATACTCGATATGGGCGATATTATCTCCTTTGTTGAAAAAGCCGCCAGTATAGTTGATAGAGAAGAAGCCGAAAAAACGGCATCTAAATTAAAAAAAGGTAAATTTGATCTAAATGATTATATGCAGCAAATGAGAAGCATAAAAAAAATGGGGGGATTTGGAGGTATACTTAGTATGTTACCGGGAAGCGGTAAAATTATGGATCAAATAGATCAATCAAAATTAAATAGTAAAATACTTGAACATCAAGAGGCAATTATTTTATCTATGACGCTGAAAGAGCGTAAAAACCCCGATATGATTAATGCCTCTCGTAGAAAACGTATAGCTGCTGGAGCAGGGACCACGGTACAAAAAGTAAATATTTTGCTAAAGCAACATAGACAAATAAGCGAGATGATGAAAAAAGCAAGTAAAATGAATCCTAAAAATCTATTACGTAGCGGAATTGGAAAGTTGTTTTCGTAA
- a CDS encoding IS1 family transposase gives MVSKKYTQRIERGNLNLRTRCKRLTRKTICFSKSLDIHDKVIGTLIERIAFNIHICKMEVRPEN, from the coding sequence ATTGTTAGTAAAAAATATACTCAACGGATAGAACGGGGTAACTTAAATCTTAGAACAAGATGCAAAAGACTGACACGTAAAACAATTTGTTTTTCCAAGTCATTGGATATTCATGATAAAGTCATCGGAACTCTTATTGAACGTATAGCATTTAATATCCACATCTGTAAAATGGAGGTGCGACCCGAAAATTAA